From Coffea arabica cultivar ET-39 chromosome 2e, Coffea Arabica ET-39 HiFi, whole genome shotgun sequence, the proteins below share one genomic window:
- the LOC140036465 gene encoding mitogen-activated protein kinase kinase kinase 20-like, with protein sequence MAITWKTLKILLAGSYGKVYLTAPVESSTLSALAAVKSADAWHSSALLEGGLYLSELRGHPNIIQCFGHDISTENGEDVYNLLLEYAAGAPFMNHDLINKNKGTIPESLVACYTFITLKGLSAIQEVNIVHRDIKPGNILVYPSGDHENN encoded by the coding sequence ATGGCTATAACGTGGAAGACACTGAAGATTCTTCTAGCTGGATCTTATGGCAAGGTTTATTTGACAGCTCCAGTGGAGTCATCAACTCTTTCAGCATTGGCAGCTGTGAAATCTGCTGATGCTTGGCATTCCTCAGCTTTACTAGAAGGGGGTTTGTACTTGAGTGAGCTGAGAGGACACCCCAATATTATCCAGTGTTTTGGGCATGATATCAGCACTGAAAATGGTGAAGATGTCTACAATCTGCTTCTCGAGTACGCGGCCGGGGCTCCCTTCATGAATCATGACTTGATCAACAAGAATAAAGGTACTATACCCGAATCCCTTGTGGCTTGTTACACTTTTATAACACTCAAGGGTCTCTCTGCTATTCAGGAAGTAAATATTGTCCACCGTGATATCAAACCTGGTAACATCCTGGTTTACCCTAGTGGTGATCATGAGAATAATTAA